A single Staphylococcus muscae DNA region contains:
- the pglS gene encoding 6-phosphogluconolactonase — MTTKGYIGSYTKKGGKGIYHFELDEQTGKIKNVETAYELNASTYLSQFKDTLIAFTKDDERAGVVTFNIKDDNTLEETGRSLESLKGSACYVSASPEGDFIFEAVYGDGIARIYEFDAEKQQVGKLIEEVYHEYTPGPNVARQEASHVHYIEATPEQKYVVAVDLGADLLVSYDYGHQGLNVAHRAELQPGDGPRHIAFHKTGRYAYVVNELSNTVVVMDYEDGRFTERERHLTIPEDFLHPTKLAAVHLSHDQQYLYISNRGHDSIAIFKVLDDGARLELVDIVPSGDEFPRDFNITLSDDYLVVAHEQGDSKIVVFKRDKATGLLTQTDDSQQAAEGVCVKFLEV, encoded by the coding sequence ATGACGACAAAGGGTTACATCGGTTCTTATACAAAAAAAGGTGGTAAAGGTATTTATCACTTTGAATTAGATGAACAAACAGGCAAAATAAAAAATGTTGAAACAGCATATGAGCTCAATGCTTCTACATATTTAAGCCAGTTTAAAGATACACTTATCGCATTTACTAAAGATGACGAACGAGCAGGCGTTGTTACGTTTAATATTAAGGATGACAACACGTTAGAAGAGACAGGACGTAGTCTTGAATCGTTAAAAGGGTCTGCTTGTTATGTTTCTGCATCTCCAGAAGGTGACTTCATTTTTGAAGCGGTTTATGGTGATGGTATTGCACGCATTTATGAGTTTGACGCAGAAAAGCAGCAAGTTGGCAAGCTAATTGAAGAAGTATATCACGAATATACACCGGGTCCCAATGTTGCGAGACAAGAAGCGTCACATGTACATTACATTGAAGCGACACCTGAACAAAAATATGTGGTTGCTGTGGATTTAGGGGCAGATTTACTTGTAAGCTACGACTATGGTCATCAAGGCTTAAATGTTGCCCATCGTGCAGAACTACAACCGGGAGACGGTCCACGTCATATCGCTTTTCACAAGACAGGACGTTATGCATATGTTGTCAACGAGTTATCAAATACGGTCGTTGTCATGGATTATGAAGATGGTCGTTTTACAGAGCGCGAACGTCATCTCACAATACCAGAAGACTTTTTACATCCGACAAAGTTAGCAGCTGTACATTTGTCACATGATCAACAATATTTATATATTTCAAATAGAGGTCATGATAGTATCGCTATTTTTAAAGTATTAGATGACGGTGCGAGATTAGAATTAGTAGACATCGTACCATCGGGGGATGAATTCCCACGTGACTTTAATATCACACTATCTGATGATTATCTCGTTGTGGCACATGAGCAAGGAGATTCAAAAATCGTTGTTTTCAAACGTGATAAAGCAACAGGCTTATTAACACAAACAGATGACAGCCAACAAGCAGCTGAAGGCGTTTGTGTGAAGTTTTTAGAAGTATAA
- a CDS encoding C45 family autoproteolytic acyltransferase/hydolase: protein MQNVKSDILTFRGTHYDYGVAVGTWLKQTKMLKNREKEWRKRVPRFDIDVQETQAIFQQFAPQIWDEIRGIQDVLNIPTRQAILNFAHYRFTTLPDSGCSVFVGDHYLVRNYDYHPATYDGRYQLFQPTDGGYAQIGPMSRTTGRMDGMNEHGLVMAYNFMHRKKPANGFVCYMVGRLILEYCRNVEEAISLLKRIPHRSSFSYIVMDATGAHAIIEVTPRSIDIRHDQTCTNHFKLLTHENRNYTKESEERLARLESQIPTSSPDKFDVFKRFNNPQYEIYSKLFKSWSGTIHTSMYDPTTLTAWIALGESQAPIAFDFRAWLDGKSVERVTLHGQLDTDIHFATE from the coding sequence ATGCAAAACGTAAAATCAGATATTTTAACTTTTAGAGGCACACACTATGATTACGGTGTCGCAGTTGGCACATGGTTAAAACAAACAAAAATGCTTAAAAATAGAGAAAAAGAATGGCGCAAACGTGTTCCTAGATTCGATATCGATGTTCAAGAAACGCAAGCCATCTTTCAACAGTTCGCACCACAGATTTGGGATGAGATTCGTGGCATACAAGATGTGTTGAATATCCCAACACGACAAGCCATTCTCAACTTTGCTCATTATCGATTCACTACTTTACCAGATAGCGGTTGCAGTGTGTTTGTAGGCGATCATTATCTCGTGCGTAACTATGATTATCATCCTGCCACATATGATGGACGCTATCAGTTGTTTCAACCTACTGATGGTGGCTACGCACAAATAGGCCCAATGTCAAGAACAACAGGACGTATGGATGGTATGAATGAACATGGTCTTGTGATGGCTTACAACTTTATGCATCGTAAAAAGCCAGCAAATGGTTTCGTGTGCTATATGGTTGGTCGGCTCATTCTAGAATACTGTCGCAATGTCGAAGAAGCTATCTCATTGTTGAAACGCATCCCTCACCGTAGTTCTTTCAGCTATATCGTGATGGATGCAACTGGTGCTCATGCGATCATAGAAGTGACACCACGTAGCATTGACATTCGTCATGATCAAACATGTACCAATCATTTTAAGTTACTCACACACGAAAATCGAAATTACACAAAGGAATCAGAAGAGCGATTAGCCCGATTGGAGTCACAAATCCCTACAAGTTCACCAGACAAGTTTGATGTGTTTAAACGTTTTAACAACCCTCAGTATGAAATATATAGTAAACTCTTCAAAAGTTGGAGCGGTACAATTCATACATCAATGTACGATCCAACAACGCTAACTGCTTGGATTGCCTTAGGTGAGTCTCAGGCACCTATTGCTTTTGACTTTCGTGCATGGTTAGATGGCAAATCAGTAGAACGAGTGACATTACACGGTCAACTTGAT